The following coding sequences are from one Halomonas sp. HAL1 window:
- a CDS encoding IclR family transcriptional regulator translates to MSTTLQTLDRGLRVLEVVSEHTDGITIAELSLQLEVHRAIAYRIVTTLEAHGLIARTTEGLIRLGAGMTLLASRFEPQLLSVAQPLLRELAGATRATAFVSVAQAGECVVIMVEEPNEGMLRVGYRVGSRHPLNLGAAGIAILSGRLPSQNDDKAVQKAREDGYSLTHGQLQRGAVGVASPILSTSFRSSIEACVGVVAMEDLDKEAAIAEVKAYAQQIAELINQ, encoded by the coding sequence ATGTCCACGACCCTCCAGACTCTAGATCGCGGCCTTCGCGTCCTTGAGGTTGTTTCGGAGCATACCGACGGCATCACCATTGCCGAACTCTCTCTTCAGCTAGAAGTGCATCGCGCTATTGCCTATCGCATCGTCACCACCCTAGAGGCTCATGGTCTGATAGCACGAACAACCGAAGGACTCATTCGTTTAGGCGCTGGGATGACATTACTCGCCTCTCGCTTCGAGCCTCAGTTACTCAGCGTAGCCCAGCCACTTCTTCGAGAGCTGGCTGGCGCGACAAGAGCGACGGCCTTCGTATCGGTCGCTCAGGCTGGAGAGTGTGTGGTGATCATGGTGGAAGAACCTAACGAGGGGATGTTGCGGGTCGGCTATCGAGTAGGCAGCCGCCATCCACTAAACCTGGGGGCGGCGGGCATCGCTATCCTCTCTGGACGCCTTCCTAGTCAGAATGATGATAAAGCCGTGCAGAAGGCAAGAGAGGACGGCTACAGCCTAACCCATGGCCAACTGCAGCGCGGTGCCGTTGGCGTGGCCAGCCCTATCTTATCCACCTCGTTTCGATCCTCTATCGAGGCTTGTGTGGGCGTAGTGGCCATGGAAGATCTAGATAAAGAGGCCGCGATCGCGGAAGTAAAAGCGTATGCCCAACAAATCGCCGAGCTGATCAATCAATAA
- the feaR gene encoding transcriptional regulator FeaR, producing MHRHTRSSGVFDRWISDVNQICGPFSARPLGKEFSGNIHKMGGGALEMSQVTICSAQLYRGLDEIRRCVTPEIFCIFQVQGKSRVEQAGNSSILLAGDIALVDSALPFSFTYDRESQQISLILPRPLVERTLNLSGIELGVRIPSHSHIASFANHLIAEAAHYNNLDTEESSAIIDSLIMLLKPSVIRSVGQHNPNERIFLQAASFIRENIGDPALSPKLVASATGASVRSLYRAFGLRSMTVSEYIKTQRLEMCADYLKTSRSKLNLTEAGYRFGFASPSAFSTAFKQHFGITPTSYCQHHVY from the coding sequence ATGCATAGACATACTCGCTCATCGGGGGTATTTGATCGCTGGATCAGTGACGTTAACCAAATTTGCGGCCCTTTTTCAGCAAGACCTCTGGGAAAAGAGTTTTCTGGAAATATCCATAAAATGGGAGGCGGTGCCCTGGAAATGTCTCAGGTCACGATCTGTAGTGCTCAGCTTTATCGTGGTTTGGATGAGATACGCCGCTGTGTTACACCTGAGATTTTTTGTATTTTTCAGGTGCAAGGGAAATCCCGCGTTGAGCAGGCAGGAAACAGCTCTATACTCCTAGCAGGTGATATCGCTCTAGTGGACTCAGCACTTCCATTCTCCTTTACCTATGATCGGGAATCCCAGCAAATATCGCTAATCCTGCCTCGCCCACTCGTCGAGCGCACTCTGAATCTTTCAGGCATTGAACTAGGTGTCCGCATTCCGTCCCACAGTCATATTGCCAGTTTTGCCAACCATTTGATCGCCGAGGCTGCCCATTATAACAACCTGGATACCGAAGAAAGCTCCGCTATTATTGATTCACTGATTATGTTGTTAAAGCCTTCTGTCATCCGCAGCGTAGGTCAGCATAACCCTAATGAGAGAATTTTCTTGCAAGCAGCTTCTTTTATCAGGGAAAACATTGGAGACCCAGCGTTAAGCCCTAAACTAGTAGCCAGTGCGACGGGAGCGTCAGTACGCAGCCTCTACCGGGCATTCGGCCTCCGTTCTATGACCGTTTCCGAGTACATTAAAACCCAACGACTGGAGATGTGTGCTGATTACCTCAAAACTTCGAGAAGCAAGCTGAACCTGACCGAGGCAGGATACCGTTTCGGTTTTGCCAGCCCCAGTGCGTTCTCAACGGCCTTCAAACAACACTTCGGCATTACCCCAACCAGTTATTGCCAGCACCACGTTTATTGA
- a CDS encoding aldehyde dehydrogenase family protein gives MQTYHNTVSGKQAEAADHQEIFNPATGVSLGLAPLNSERDVNLAVDAARLAQNAWASVSDEERREVVARVAQVLEDNSEYLSGLITQEQGKPLSGLGSRFEMQACVGWTQAPTALELLPEVVYEDDERKDVLYRRPLGVVAAIAPWNWPLMIAIWQIIPAIRMGNTVVLKPSEYTPIATLEMVRLINQVLPPGVLNTVSGDGRIGAALTSHPDINKIMFTGSESTGRRIIEASSRNLAPITLELGGNDAAIIMPGTDASAISEGLFWGAFLNAGQTCACIKRLYVHEKDYDSVVAALSDFASQVSIGDGMDESNLIGPLQNTMQYNKVKELVADARANGCDVMEFGDIPETGYFLPLTLVGNARDGQRLVDEEQFGPALPIIRYGSLDEAIASANHLPAALGASVWADSLEQAESVASKLEAGTVWVNQHGAIHPMVPFGGNKASGYGVEFGMEGLKAVTQPRVISIKK, from the coding sequence ATGCAGACCTATCACAACACGGTGAGCGGTAAACAGGCTGAAGCAGCCGATCATCAGGAGATATTTAACCCCGCCACAGGTGTTTCCCTGGGGCTTGCGCCCCTTAATAGTGAACGCGACGTAAATCTCGCCGTAGACGCTGCTCGGCTGGCCCAGAATGCCTGGGCCAGTGTCAGTGACGAGGAGCGCCGGGAGGTCGTAGCGAGGGTTGCCCAGGTGCTGGAGGATAACTCGGAATATTTGTCGGGGCTGATTACCCAGGAACAGGGTAAGCCTCTGTCTGGTCTCGGTTCTCGCTTCGAAATGCAAGCCTGCGTAGGCTGGACTCAAGCCCCGACTGCCCTGGAGTTGCTGCCTGAAGTGGTATATGAGGACGATGAGCGTAAGGATGTGCTTTACCGCCGTCCCCTGGGCGTTGTGGCCGCTATAGCGCCCTGGAACTGGCCACTGATGATCGCTATCTGGCAGATTATTCCAGCCATTCGTATGGGCAATACAGTGGTGCTCAAACCCTCTGAATACACACCTATTGCAACGTTGGAGATGGTTCGGCTGATTAACCAAGTACTGCCTCCCGGCGTACTCAATACCGTTTCTGGAGATGGTCGTATTGGTGCTGCACTGACGAGCCATCCTGATATTAATAAGATCATGTTCACCGGTAGCGAGTCGACAGGGCGGCGTATTATTGAGGCGTCCTCAAGAAACCTCGCCCCTATTACTCTTGAGCTCGGCGGCAATGATGCCGCGATCATCATGCCAGGCACGGACGCCAGTGCCATATCAGAAGGGCTTTTCTGGGGTGCCTTCCTCAATGCAGGGCAAACGTGCGCCTGTATCAAGCGCCTGTACGTTCATGAGAAAGACTATGACTCAGTGGTTGCTGCGCTTAGCGACTTTGCTAGCCAAGTGTCCATTGGCGACGGTATGGACGAGAGCAACTTGATCGGGCCTCTGCAGAACACGATGCAGTACAATAAAGTGAAAGAATTAGTAGCCGACGCGCGTGCCAATGGCTGCGATGTCATGGAATTTGGCGATATTCCGGAGACTGGTTACTTTCTACCACTGACGCTGGTGGGCAATGCCCGCGATGGCCAGAGGCTGGTAGATGAGGAGCAATTCGGTCCCGCCCTGCCCATCATTCGTTACGGAAGTCTGGACGAAGCCATCGCTTCTGCCAACCATCTGCCGGCTGCCCTTGGTGCCTCCGTCTGGGCCGACAGCCTAGAGCAGGCAGAGTCGGTTGCTTCGAAGCTGGAAGCTGGAACTGTCTGGGTTAACCAGCATGGTGCGATTCATCCCATGGTGCCATTCGGCGGTAACAAGGCTTCTGGATATGGTGTTGAGTTCGGTATGGAAGGGTTGAAGGCCGTAACTCAGCCTCGGGTTATTAGCATTAAAAAATGA
- a CDS encoding stalk domain-containing protein: protein MDNKKTLLALSLASSLLLASPTTMAHGGSADYLPIDQALSSSGATYELNDDNSELLIISGEAEIRVPLGGTQAFYNGESVELSAPPKLHDGEVMVERSFVHDLFKDHVPQTLRTEGRNHPLDSLTAEEISQAADAVKASTHYKDNMRFTEIRLADPDKSSVWEWSFGGSHDFERHAEFTVLDGRKVIEGTLDLASGDILRWEHIEGAHGMITFDDFMAVQEIIAESEAYKEALRKRGIDDTDKVVGTPLTVGYFDGEDGLEQESRLLKVVSYLDVGDGNYWAHPIENLVAVVDLEDSSILKIEDEGVVPIPMTPRPYDGRDQNNMADVKPLVTMEPEGKNVSMSDNMIHWQNWDFHLKLDSRVGPVISTLTYNDQGEKRKVMYEGSLGGMIVPYGDPDVGWYFKAYLDSGEYGMGNLTSPLVLGTDVPANATLLPATLADNNGDPFTIPNAIAVFERYAGPEFKHTEMLGSSPGNESRERRELVVRWVSTIGNYDYMFDWIFMANGNIQLTVGASGIEAVKAVRTRTMHDETAEEDTRYGTLIDHNIVGTTHQHIYNFRLDLDVDGEQNSLTEIDPVVEENTAGGPRKSVMVTKERVVPTELESVQKFDPSTIRLMTNPNEENRMGYPVGYQVIPFAGGTHPIAKGALFSEDDWLFKRVNFMDKQIWVTQYDPDERFPEGKYPNRSETDTGLKAFVEDDQTIENVDTVLWMTTGATHVARAEEWPIMPTEYVHSMLKPWNFFDQTPTLNLPEPETPEN from the coding sequence ATGGACAACAAGAAGACTTTACTCGCCCTATCGCTTGCATCATCCCTTCTACTAGCGAGCCCTACCACCATGGCTCATGGTGGTTCAGCAGATTATCTGCCAATAGATCAGGCGCTCAGTTCTTCAGGAGCAACCTATGAACTCAATGATGATAACAGTGAACTGTTAATCATCTCTGGGGAGGCCGAAATACGGGTGCCCCTTGGTGGAACTCAGGCGTTTTACAACGGAGAATCCGTTGAACTTTCTGCTCCACCAAAACTGCATGACGGTGAAGTCATGGTAGAGCGCAGCTTTGTGCACGATCTTTTCAAGGACCATGTGCCGCAGACCCTACGTACGGAAGGTCGGAATCATCCCCTCGACTCACTAACAGCCGAGGAGATTAGCCAGGCCGCAGATGCAGTCAAGGCATCAACGCATTACAAGGACAATATGCGTTTTACCGAAATTAGGTTGGCGGACCCAGACAAGAGCAGTGTTTGGGAGTGGTCATTTGGTGGCTCCCATGATTTTGAACGCCATGCCGAATTCACCGTTCTGGACGGCAGAAAAGTGATCGAAGGCACCCTGGATCTTGCCTCCGGCGACATACTTCGATGGGAACATATCGAGGGCGCTCACGGCATGATCACCTTCGATGACTTTATGGCTGTCCAGGAAATCATTGCCGAAAGCGAAGCCTACAAAGAGGCGTTGAGGAAACGCGGAATCGACGATACTGACAAGGTAGTTGGTACCCCGCTTACGGTTGGTTACTTTGATGGAGAAGATGGTCTGGAACAAGAATCTAGGCTGTTGAAGGTGGTGTCCTATCTTGATGTCGGCGATGGCAATTACTGGGCACACCCGATCGAAAACCTCGTCGCGGTCGTTGACCTGGAAGACAGCAGCATCTTGAAGATCGAGGACGAAGGCGTTGTGCCCATACCTATGACTCCACGCCCTTATGACGGACGCGACCAGAATAATATGGCTGACGTCAAACCGCTGGTGACGATGGAGCCGGAAGGCAAAAATGTGTCCATGTCGGACAACATGATCCACTGGCAGAACTGGGACTTCCACCTCAAACTGGATTCTCGTGTTGGCCCCGTCATCTCGACTCTTACCTATAATGACCAGGGTGAAAAACGAAAGGTCATGTACGAAGGTTCATTGGGCGGCATGATCGTGCCTTACGGTGATCCTGATGTAGGCTGGTACTTCAAAGCCTATCTCGACTCCGGTGAATATGGGATGGGTAATCTTACCTCGCCGCTGGTTCTCGGTACCGATGTTCCCGCCAACGCAACACTGCTGCCAGCTACTCTGGCGGATAACAATGGCGATCCCTTTACTATTCCTAATGCCATCGCAGTATTTGAGCGCTATGCAGGTCCGGAATTCAAGCACACCGAAATGCTAGGCAGCAGCCCTGGTAACGAAAGCCGTGAGCGCCGGGAACTGGTTGTTCGTTGGGTCAGCACCATTGGCAACTACGATTATATGTTCGACTGGATTTTTATGGCCAACGGCAATATACAGCTGACAGTCGGAGCCTCTGGCATTGAAGCGGTCAAGGCTGTGAGGACACGCACTATGCACGACGAGACTGCTGAAGAAGATACCCGCTACGGCACACTGATTGACCACAATATCGTAGGCACAACACACCAGCATATTTATAACTTCCGCCTGGATCTAGACGTTGATGGCGAGCAGAACAGCCTCACGGAAATTGACCCGGTCGTCGAAGAGAACACCGCTGGCGGCCCCCGAAAAAGTGTCATGGTTACCAAAGAGCGTGTCGTTCCCACAGAACTTGAGTCTGTGCAGAAATTCGATCCTTCTACCATTCGTCTGATGACCAACCCGAATGAAGAGAATCGCATGGGCTATCCGGTAGGCTACCAGGTAATACCGTTCGCTGGCGGAACACACCCGATCGCCAAAGGGGCGTTGTTCAGTGAAGATGATTGGCTTTTCAAGCGCGTCAACTTCATGGATAAGCAGATCTGGGTTACCCAATACGACCCTGATGAGCGCTTCCCGGAAGGAAAGTATCCAAACCGCTCCGAAACGGATACTGGCCTAAAAGCCTTTGTCGAAGATGATCAAACCATTGAGAACGTCGATACCGTGTTGTGGATGACAACTGGTGCTACACATGTGGCCCGCGCCGAGGAGTGGCCAATTATGCCGACGGAGTACGTTCACTCCATGCTCAAGCCATGGAACTTCTTCGACCAGACACCCACATTGAACCTACCCGAGCCGGAAACCCCGGAGAACTGA
- a CDS encoding O-acetylhomoserine aminocarboxypropyltransferase/cysteine synthase family protein: protein MKPETIALHHGYVPDSQNAVAVPIHQTTSFSFDSAQHAADLFDLKVEGNIYSRIMNPTCAVLEQRVAALEGGIAGLAVASGMAAITYAIQTIAEAGDNIVSISELYGGTYNLFAHTLPRQGIQVRFADKDDIAGIEALIDERTKAVFCESIGNPSGGVVDLRALADAAHRHGVPVIVDNTTATPFLCRPIEHGADIVVHSATKYIGGHGTTVGGVIVDSGKFPWAEHASRFSLLNEPDVSYHGVSYTRDVGDAAFITRARVVPLRNMGAALSAQAAWNLLQGLETLSLRIERICANALAVAKHLESHPQVAWVHYAGLESHPDHALAHRYMHGHASGILSFGIVGGQAAGERFYDALSLILRLVNIGDAKSCSSIPASTTHRQLNDQELKTAGVTPDMVRLSIGIEHIDDLLADIDQALTSSQD from the coding sequence ATGAAACCTGAAACTATCGCCCTTCACCATGGCTACGTGCCGGATTCACAGAATGCCGTTGCGGTGCCGATTCATCAGACCACCTCGTTCTCATTTGACAGTGCGCAGCACGCAGCGGACCTGTTTGATTTGAAAGTGGAGGGAAATATCTATTCCCGCATTATGAACCCTACCTGTGCCGTTCTGGAGCAGCGAGTGGCTGCGCTGGAAGGCGGCATTGCAGGCCTAGCGGTAGCATCGGGGATGGCCGCAATCACCTATGCTATTCAAACCATCGCCGAAGCGGGCGATAACATCGTGTCGATTAGCGAGCTGTATGGCGGTACCTACAACCTGTTTGCTCACACGTTGCCGCGTCAGGGTATTCAGGTGCGGTTTGCCGATAAAGATGATATTGCGGGCATCGAAGCGCTGATTGATGAACGCACTAAAGCAGTGTTTTGCGAAAGTATCGGCAACCCCTCAGGTGGCGTCGTCGATCTGCGTGCGCTTGCCGATGCAGCCCATCGTCACGGAGTGCCGGTGATAGTGGATAACACCACCGCCACGCCATTTTTATGTCGACCAATTGAGCATGGAGCGGATATTGTCGTCCATTCGGCGACCAAGTATATCGGCGGCCACGGCACCACGGTGGGTGGAGTCATTGTGGATTCAGGAAAATTCCCCTGGGCTGAACATGCCAGCCGGTTCTCGCTGCTGAACGAGCCGGATGTCTCCTATCATGGCGTTAGCTATACCCGCGATGTGGGCGATGCAGCATTTATTACCCGAGCCCGGGTAGTACCGTTACGCAATATGGGGGCGGCATTATCTGCTCAGGCGGCCTGGAACCTTCTGCAGGGGCTGGAAACGTTGTCACTGAGGATAGAGCGTATTTGCGCTAACGCGCTGGCGGTGGCGAAGCACCTAGAAAGCCATCCCCAGGTGGCGTGGGTGCACTATGCAGGATTGGAGAGCCACCCAGACCACGCACTCGCGCACCGCTATATGCACGGTCATGCCTCGGGCATTCTTAGCTTTGGTATTGTGGGCGGCCAAGCTGCTGGAGAGCGCTTTTATGATGCGCTATCGCTCATTCTGCGGCTGGTGAATATCGGCGATGCCAAGAGTTGTTCCTCTATTCCGGCATCTACCACGCACCGCCAGCTAAATGACCAAGAGCTAAAAACAGCGGGCGTTACCCCCGATATGGTGCGCCTGTCGATTGGCATCGAGCATATTGACGACCTGCTGGCGGATATCGATCAGGCGCTAACCTCTTCCCAAGACTAG
- a CDS encoding GlxA family transcriptional regulator, which yields MVTASISPDLIVLAACLTILAMNDATNAPWPYPRPDSPPLLTPEQAEHTLNVWLVPRFSMLTLFCLLEPLRVANRFGRHLFAWRLLSAYGDAVVASNGVRIDVDGTLSSLEDASRLMVVSSYEAEATVSSQDRAVLRRIAAHGGWLGGLDTAPFILARAGVLAGHRVALHWESVPAFRREFPTLEISLTHYEFDAMRLTGSGGSGSIDMMLAWIEHAYGPALADAVGRQLIHARPRDDGGDTPRQHFGELPRSVTQTLAVMEANLVQALPIPEVCRLVGQSQRQLTRLFQRHFDETPQQCYLGMRLDRARQLLTDSRSLVTEAALATGFSQPAHFTRAYRKRFGEAPSATANKR from the coding sequence ATGGTAACCGCCTCAATTAGCCCTGACTTGATAGTATTGGCCGCATGCTTGACTATATTAGCCATGAATGACGCCACCAACGCCCCATGGCCATATCCGCGCCCAGATTCGCCGCCCCTTCTAACACCGGAACAGGCAGAACACACCCTCAACGTGTGGCTGGTGCCGCGCTTCTCCATGCTGACCCTTTTCTGTCTACTTGAGCCGCTGCGTGTGGCCAATCGCTTCGGCCGTCACCTCTTTGCTTGGCGGTTGCTCTCCGCGTATGGCGATGCTGTGGTGGCCAGTAACGGGGTGCGCATTGACGTGGACGGAACTCTGTCGTCGCTGGAGGATGCGTCACGCCTGATGGTGGTTTCTTCTTACGAAGCGGAGGCGACGGTGAGTTCTCAGGATCGTGCCGTGCTGAGACGTATTGCCGCTCACGGTGGCTGGCTGGGTGGGCTGGATACGGCGCCCTTCATATTGGCGCGTGCGGGGGTGCTGGCCGGCCATCGTGTGGCCCTGCATTGGGAGAGCGTGCCAGCCTTTCGTCGTGAGTTTCCGACGTTAGAAATTAGCCTAACCCACTACGAGTTCGACGCTATGCGTCTGACTGGCTCCGGTGGGTCGGGGAGCATCGACATGATGCTGGCGTGGATAGAGCATGCTTATGGACCCGCTCTGGCTGATGCCGTGGGGCGGCAATTGATTCACGCAAGGCCTCGCGATGACGGCGGCGATACCCCACGCCAACACTTCGGAGAACTGCCGCGCAGCGTGACGCAGACATTGGCGGTGATGGAGGCCAATCTGGTACAGGCGCTACCTATCCCAGAGGTGTGTCGCCTGGTGGGACAGTCTCAGCGGCAGCTGACACGGTTATTCCAGCGCCATTTTGACGAAACCCCTCAGCAGTGTTACCTAGGAATGAGACTGGATCGTGCTCGTCAACTACTTACCGATAGCCGCAGCCTTGTGACCGAAGCAGCCTTGGCCACAGGCTTTAGCCAGCCAGCGCATTTTACCCGCGCCTACCGGAAACGCTTCGGTGAAGCGCCCAGCGCTACTGCCAATAAGCGCTAA
- a CDS encoding TauD/TfdA family dioxygenase, translating to MTQVITQANCQRLVLDHQGQRYEYTALWLRERSPDDETRDPYTGQRLIEAAELPLDLAIETAGVADGQLNLSFSDGHHTTFELAILFDEQASDLPRQLWDATGAPHPKADFATALEDDSALLEMLEALHRNGFVIVSGVPADTDGMQPLIDRIGPLRRTNWGGIADVKSVANAYDLTMTQRGLEPHTDNPYRDPIPGYIWLHCLANAAEGGDSTLADGFMAAHLLRQRDPSAYECLTRVTPSFRYCDADTYLESEGPLIELDSRGDPVRVRYSNRTEGIPALPVEELEAYYAARKAFYQLITGEELTLHLKLDQGQMLIIDNYRLLHGRSAFQLAGGVRHMRQGYVDRDSTISRRRVLRHHFATPQAQGEPA from the coding sequence ATGACACAGGTCATTACTCAGGCCAATTGCCAACGCCTAGTTCTCGATCACCAGGGCCAGAGGTACGAATACACCGCCCTATGGCTACGCGAACGCAGTCCCGATGACGAAACCAGAGACCCCTATACCGGTCAACGCCTAATTGAGGCCGCTGAGCTACCACTCGATCTAGCCATCGAGACTGCCGGGGTCGCTGACGGACAACTGAATTTGAGTTTCAGTGACGGACATCACACTACTTTTGAGCTTGCGATTCTGTTCGACGAGCAGGCCAGCGACTTACCCCGTCAACTCTGGGATGCCACGGGGGCGCCTCACCCAAAAGCGGACTTCGCCACCGCCCTTGAAGACGACTCAGCGCTATTAGAGATGTTAGAAGCGCTGCATCGCAACGGGTTCGTGATCGTCTCCGGAGTACCCGCCGACACGGACGGCATGCAACCGCTTATCGACCGCATTGGGCCGCTACGGCGCACCAACTGGGGCGGCATCGCCGACGTTAAATCGGTGGCCAACGCCTATGACCTAACCATGACCCAGCGTGGTCTAGAGCCGCATACGGACAACCCCTACCGGGACCCTATTCCAGGCTACATATGGCTACACTGCCTGGCCAACGCCGCCGAGGGCGGCGACAGCACTTTAGCCGATGGCTTTATGGCGGCCCACCTGCTTCGCCAGCGCGACCCAAGCGCCTACGAATGCCTCACTAGGGTGACGCCTAGCTTTCGCTATTGCGACGCCGATACTTATTTGGAAAGCGAGGGGCCGCTGATCGAGCTGGACAGCCGAGGCGACCCCGTTCGGGTGCGTTATTCCAACCGTACCGAAGGCATACCTGCGCTGCCCGTAGAAGAACTGGAAGCTTACTATGCCGCCCGCAAGGCCTTCTATCAGCTGATCACTGGCGAAGAACTGACCCTGCACCTCAAACTCGACCAGGGCCAGATGCTGATCATAGATAACTATCGACTGTTGCACGGACGCAGTGCCTTCCAGCTTGCTGGCGGCGTGCGCCATATGCGCCAAGGCTACGTTGATCGCGATAGTACCATCAGCCGCCGCCGCGTATTGCGTCACCACTTCGCCACTCCCCAGGCCCAAGGAGAACCTGCATGA
- a CDS encoding HD domain-containing protein codes for MNQARFRYFGEAQRDDWVLIDARFRDYVADTPRRVLAHLHNLAGDHHGYPVDRYEHSLQTATRALRDGADEEMVVCALLHDIGDDLTPANHAEIAAAILEPFVDPLNVWMIRNHELFQGYHYQHFFGQDPHAREQYRDHPAYERTVRFCDHWDQASFDPDYDTLPLEYFVPMVERVLGRTPRGGLPTPLPEESLR; via the coding sequence ATGAATCAAGCTCGATTTCGCTACTTCGGCGAGGCCCAGCGGGACGACTGGGTGCTGATTGATGCCCGCTTCCGTGACTATGTCGCCGATACCCCGCGCCGGGTGCTCGCCCACTTACACAATTTGGCCGGCGACCACCACGGCTATCCGGTGGATCGCTATGAACACAGCCTACAGACCGCCACTCGGGCGCTGCGTGATGGTGCCGATGAGGAGATGGTGGTCTGCGCGCTACTCCATGATATCGGCGACGACCTGACCCCAGCTAACCACGCAGAGATTGCCGCGGCTATCCTTGAGCCCTTCGTCGATCCACTCAACGTCTGGATGATTCGCAACCATGAACTTTTTCAGGGCTATCACTACCAGCATTTCTTCGGACAAGATCCACACGCTCGTGAGCAGTATCGCGACCACCCGGCCTATGAGCGCACCGTGCGTTTCTGCGACCACTGGGATCAGGCCAGCTTTGACCCGGATTATGACACCCTGCCCCTGGAGTACTTCGTCCCCATGGTAGAGAGAGTTCTGGGACGAACGCCTCGCGGCGGCCTCCCCACGCCGCTGCCCGAGGAGTCGCTACGATGA